From Candidatus Polarisedimenticolaceae bacterium:
CCCTCCGCTGGCGCGCTTCCCTGCATCACGCGCCCGTACTTCGGAGTGACACTCTCTGGCCTTGACCGCTCCGCGCCGGCACCTACCTTCTGCCGAGTATGCGTAACGCCCCAAGAGCTAGGGAGGATCGTGCAATGAAGAAGACCGTTGCGTTCAGTCTGTTCAGCGCGCTCGTTCTCGCGCTTCCGGCGAGCGCGGAGATCGGTCAAGGAACCGGTGAGATCGGAGCCGGCGTCGGCTACACCAGCATGGATTCGAACAAGTCCGTCAGCAACACGAACGACAGCGGAACGGCCATCGGCGTCCGAGGCGGCTACAACTTCACGAAGCTGTTCGAGCTCGAAGGTCAGATCTCGGACACTTCCGCATCGGACTCGGGTGTGGATCTCGGACTGAACACCTACATGGTCAACGCGGTGTTCAACTTCCATCCCAAGGACTCCATCGAGCCCTACGTCCTCGGCGGCGTCGGGTATGCCAGCCTGTCGGCCAGCAGCTCGCTCGGCAGCGTCAGCGACAGCTCGAATGCGTTTCAGGTGGCCGTCGGCAGCCGTTTCTTCTTCGGCCAGAAGAAGCAGGCGGGGGTCCGCGTCGAGCTTGCGAGTCTCAATGAGAAGACGTTCAACGAGAGCTCGACTCACAACGATCTGAACGTCGGCTTCATCTGGATGTTCGGCCGGTAGCTCCAGGCGACCGGAATGTTGAATTCCCTGCGGCGCCTGGGCCGGCTCTCTCAGGAGCCGGCCCTGGCGCCGTTTTCGTTCCCATCCATCAGTAGTGAAACCGCTGCACCTGCACCCCTCCCGGCCCGTACGTCCACCCGGTCCGCGTCGCGGGATCGAGCTGGATCCCACGCTCGTTGCCGACGAAGCCGTTGTTGCCGAACAGCTGCGCCAGGTAGTTGAACGTCGGCAGGATGCTGATCGGGCTGCCCGAGCTGGAATTGAACACCCCGATCGCGCTCATCGCGTTGTTGTCGACCAGATAGCTGTCCTGCGCGACGAAGCCGGCGATGAAGAGGCCGTTCCTCGTATCGACGACCGGAAAGAGCGGCGAGCGCGGGCCGAGCCCGGCGAGCGGCGAGGTGTGCAGCGATCCCTGGTCGAACGTCTGGAGCTGTGCCGGAGGGAACAGCCGCGGGAACGCGAACATCGGCCCGATCGTCAGATAGCCACGCCGGCCCGCATTGTCCGCCGCGAGGCCCGAGACGCAGTTCTGGACCGTCGCGACCGGCGACGCCGACTTCTGGTCGAGATCGACCGCCCCGGCGAACGTGTCGAAGAACATGCACAGATCGCCCCAGACCATCGAGGCCAGGAGGGCGTGGCCGGACGCCGCGTCGACGTCGAGTGTGGTGAACGTCCCGCGGTCGTCGGTGCCGGCGTCGGCGAAGATGGCCGCGTCGAGCGTTCCCGTGTCGGTGTGGAACGGGAGGACGTTGTCGGAAAAGTCGTTGCCGCTCCACGCGAGGAGCGCCGCGCGATGCCGGCTCGAGTCGACGCGTCCTCCGATGATCGAGAAATCGGTGCCGGCATCGACGGGGACGCTCGCCAGCTTGTTCCCGGTCAGCGAGTCGAACGACTCGACGTTCTGCAGCGTGCCGAACCAGTCGTACCGGATCGTCACGGTGCGGTGCAGCGACGTGTCGCTGCCGAACATGTAATAGATGGACTGGCCCGAGGGATCGTCGGCGATCGGAGCGCCGTAAAGACCTTGCCCCTGGTCGTACCGCAGGAGCGCGCTGTCGGCGAGGTTGCCGAAGGCATCGAACCCGGCGGTCGCGACGATCGATCCGCCTCCCGGCACGACGTCGAAGTCGTTGATCGTCGCGCCGCCTGGCGTCAGACCGTCGTCGAACTCGAGGCCGGAGACCGCGGACGCTGATCCGACGACGGCACCCTTGGCCCCGGTCGCCAGGATCCGCGCGGAGTACATGAGGGAAGACGGCAAGCCGAGCGCCGCCGCGTCGAGGGTCGTCGTTCCGGACACACCGGGCAGCGGCCGCCAGAGTGTCGAGCCCGCGTCGACGCCGTCGTTGTCCCGGCGGTCGCCGTTCTGGTTGGTGAAGGTGTTGATCGACCCGTAGAGCGTCTGCCCCGGGGCCGAGATCTCCAGTACCGCACCCGTCGCCCCGGCGATCTTGCTCGCATCCCACTGCACGGAGAACTGCGGCGCTGCGCGTGAGACCGTCGCGTTGTAGGTAGGCGTGCCTCCTGCAACCGTCAGGATGGGAGCCGGCGGGCGCGCATCGCCCGACGCGGCCACGACGCGGATCGGGACGAACCAGCCGTAGACCCCTTCCACCGAGTCTTGCTGAATGCCGATGCCGTAGAGCCCCGCACCCCCGGTGAACGCATCGGCGGGCACCGTCACTTGCGTGTCGCTGGCGCTGATCGGGATGATCCGCTCGTTGCGGAACAGGGGCGCGGCCGCCGGGCTCCAGTGATCGACCGACGAGACGATGAGCCGCGGCTTGTTCACCTGACGGACGTGGGTCAGGTCGTACGTCACCTTGAACGGCTTCCCTGCGGTCGCCACGGCGGGCCCGACCGGCGGCAACGCATCGGAGTAGGTTCCGTCGGTCGGTCCGAAGGTGAGGGTCACGCCACGCGAAGCGGCTACGTTCTGGCCGCTGCGGATCTGGAAGTTGACCGGCACGTTCCGCGGATTCGTGGAGACGACGGGGAGCCCTGCCGCCGCGAGGATCTGCGACGGGACGAGCCGGAAGGACGGGCTCGTGCTCTTGAACGTCTGCTGCCCGATCGTCAGCACGTAGGTCGGGTTCGAGACCGCGCCTCTGGCGACGACGTCCGCCGCGATCGTGATCGGACCGGTCAGGTTCTGGCCCGACGGTGGCTCGAAGTCCATCGGCGGGCCGGCCAGATCGATGGCGCCCGGATCGGTCGCCTCGGTGAACGTGGCGCCGAGATCGCTGAGCGCCTGCCGGTGCGCGACGGACAGCCGCACGATCGACGCCGCGGCGTCGGCGCCGAGGATCGACTCGACGGCGGCGGTGACGTCGATCTGGCTGCCGACGGAGATCGGGACCACCGACTGCGGCGGGTTCGGCAAGCTCTTCCCCGTCCGCGCGAGAACGTCGCGGACCTGCGCGGGCGTCAATGGCCGGCCGGCGAGCCGCGCGCTCTGGATGGCGACGGCCGCCGCCGCGGCGACCATCGGCGTCGAGGCCGACGTTCCACCGTTGAGGACGGGGATCACGGCGCTCGGGGGACAATCGATCCCGTCGCAGGAGTGCACGAACGCGGGGATGTTGTCGCTGGCGGCGGCGAGGTTCACGCGCGTTCCGAAGCCGCTCGAAAACCCGGTCGAGCCGTTGTAGCGGGTCGCGGGAAACTGTCCGGCCCCGCTGAAGATGTCGTCGAGCGTCGAGCCGCCGACGTCCAAGCTTCCGCTGTCGTCGAGACGCGAGGGGGCGGTCGACGCCGCGATCTGATCGACCGACGTCGGACTCGATCCCGCGGTCGGGAGATCGGTCGGGGCGCTGCCGCCGTCGGGACCGATGGCGGCGGGCGTGAACGCACGGGTGCCGTCGTTCGCGGAGATGCAGACCACGATCCCGAGGTCATTCACGATCGATCGCACCGCCGCGCGGACGACCGGATCGTCCTCGAGGTAGCGGGCCGGGAACCCGGTGGTATCGAAGCCGAAGCCGAGGCTGGCGGTGATCACGTCGGGCCGCGGCTGCTGGTGGGCGGCGGCGACGATCGCCGAGAGGATGTTCGCGATCGTCGGCTCTTCGGGAACGATCAAGCGGTACTGGGCGCCGGGCGCGATGCCGAGCAGGTCGGTCAGCCCGCTGCCCGTCGCCTCAGGACGTTGCCGGTCGTGCGGAAGCGGAGCCATCACGGCGAAATCGAGCAGCACTTCGCTCAGGAACGGGTCGACGAATTCCACCTGCGCCACGGGGTCGAGCGTTCCGTCGAGCGCCGCGCCCCACGCCGGGATGAGCGGCATCGAGGGAATGTCCAGGTAGCGCTGCCCTCCGGTCACGACGGTCGTCGGCCCGAAGTTCTGGACGTAGAAGTCCCCCGCGTCCGCCATCGACTGGTCGGTGAGATCGCCGATCGAGACGTTCGTGACGATCACGCCGTCGCCGGGGAGCGCGCCGTAGCGGCGGCCGAGGATGTCGAACGCGCCGACCGCGTTCACGCCGCCCGCATTGAGGTGCGCCTGGAACGACGACGCGAGACCGTAGTTCACGGGAACGGTCGCCGCGCGCGGCGCGGCGAACGTCTCCGGCGGAGCGCTCGTGGAGCGAGCGCGGTCCGCGACCCACGCAGGGATCGTGTGCGGCTCGAGCGCCATCGACGAGACGATCCAGTTCGGACCGGCGTACGCGATCCCGGGCGCACCGCGCAGCTTCTCGGCGGCGGCCTGGGGATCCGCCGCGGTCGTGCGCACGACGAAGAACCGGGAGAGATCGAGGCTCGGGCTCGCGCTCGTCTTCGTGGAATTCCCGGCGACGAGCGGCCGCGCGGAGATCGCGCCCACGCCGCGGAGGGCGTCATCGGCGGCAGGGTCGCCGGTGAGAGCGTCCACCTTGCCGGTCGCCGGATGCTCGAGCGCGACGAGCAGCTCGCCCGGCACGAACCGGCCGCGCTCCGGCAGCGAAGCGCGCTTGACGATCGATCGCGCGTCGGGCCCGAAGCCGCCCATCGCCGACCGGCCCGCCGGCCGCATCATCGTGATGGGATGCATCCGCCCGTTCGCGTCGGTGCGCGCGCCGAAGCCGTCGGCGCCCAGCGTCACGGTCGAGCCGTCGTAGAGACGGAAGGTGTCCCCGGTCGTCGCCGCGACGCCTCCGGCGCGACGGGCGACCGCCTTTTGCGCCGGGCCGCTCGGCACCGCCGCCGGTGCGGGTGCCGACGTGAGCACGAGGCCCGAGATCATAGCCAGCGAGAACACGACGCGCGGCGAGCACGTTGCCATGGGACGCCCCCTTGAGTCTTCGAATCGACCTTGCGCCAATGATTACGCGCCACATGACCCGCGCGTTTCCTCAAGACTGTACGCCGGTCGCCCGCCCTCGGCCATGAGCGAACGGGACTGGGGTAGGATCTCGCGGTCCGTCATGGACGGGAGGAAACGATGACCTATCGGATTGTGGCTTTCTCCGCGCTCGCCGCCGTTGCCGCCGCGGGGGGGCTCCATGCCGCCGACGCGAAGCACACCGGCGCGTTCGAGCAGCTCGTCTCGGTCACGGCGAAGGTGGAGGCGATCGACCCGGCCAAGCGTGAGGTGACCCTGAAGGGGCCTCTCGGCAACGTCGAGACGGTCGTCGTCGACGACAGCGTGAAGCGTCTCGACGAGATCAAAGTCGGCGACGAGGTGACGGCGAAGTACTACATCGGCATCGCCGCCGAGCTGCGTGCGCCGACGGACGCGGAGAAGGCGCAGCCGTACGTCGTGATGAACGACACCGCGAAGACGCCGAAGGGCGAAGCGCCCGGCGCCGGCGTCGCGCGGACCGTGCGCGTGGTCGCGACCATCGAGGGATTGGATCGTCCTTCGCAGACGGTCACTCTCAGAGGACCCAAGGGGAGGTACCTCACCGTCCGCGTCCAGGATCCGGCCGTTCTCTTGAAGCCGCACATCGGAGACACGGTCATCGTGACCGCCGCCGAGGCTCTGGCCGTCTCCGTCGAGAAGGTTCCGCCCTCCAAGTAATGCCGGCCACCCTTTTCCTCGCCGCGGCCCTGTCCGTTCCGACGCCCAAGGCGGACGACGTCCGAGCCATCGACGAATCGCTCGTCGCGTGCGGCACGCGCCACACGATCTCGAGCTCGTCGGACCCCAAGCGCGGCATCGGCTGCGCGCGGGACAAGATCGCCGCGTACTTCAAGGAGTCGGCCAAGGTGGATCCCGACGCGAAAGTCGTCGTCGACCACTTCGAGACCTCGGGCGAGCGAACGGGAGGGAAGACGATCGGTCTCGACAACGTCTACCTCGTCCTTCCGGGCCACGATCCCTCTCTCAGGTCGACGGTGTTCGTGGTCTCGGGGCACTACGACTCGCGCTGCACCGACGTCATGGACGCGGCCTGCGATGCTCCCGGTGCGGACGACGACGGGTCCGGCACGACGGTCGCGATGGAGGCGGGGCGCCTCCTCGCTGGACGTCCGCGCCGCGCGACGCTCGTCCTCGCCGCGCTCGCGGGCGAGGAGCAGGGGCTCTTCGGCGGGAAGCGTCTCTTCGAGTGGGTGAAGACCGAGGGGTACACGGTCGGCGGAGTCTTGAACAACGACATCGTCGGCGCGATCAACGGTGCCTCGGACAAACGGATGCGGCTCTACTGCGGCGACGACGACAAGGCGCCCGCGCGGCAGCTCGGGGTCTGGCTCGACGAGTTTGCGGGTCGCGACCTCATCCGGCTCATCTTCCGGAAGGACCGCTTCGGACGTGGGGGCGACCACCTGCCCTTTCTCGAGGGCGGCTTTCCGGCGGTGCGCTTCACCGAGCCGCGCGAAGACTACCGGCACGAGCACCAGAATCTTCGCGTCGAGGGCGGCGTCACGTACGGCGACAATCTCGAGTTCGTCGACTTCAAGTTCGTCGCCAGGGTCGCGCACGTGAACGCCGAATCGGCGCTGCGCCTCGCGAACGCGCCCGCGCCGCCGACCTCGGCCTACGCGACGGGGATCGTCAAGCAGGATTCGACCGTGACGTTCGAAGCACCGGACGACGCGCAGAGAGCGTCGTTCGAGGTCCTCTCGCGGGCGACGACCGACTTCCGGTGGACGGTGGTGAGCACGGTCGCGGCCGCCGGACCCGTGACGATCCCGGCCCGCACGATCGACGACGTTGAGTTCGCGGTCCGCTCGGTCGGAAAGAACGGCGAGCGCTCCATTGCGATGCCGGCTGCGGCGCGCAGCAAACCTTAGGTTCGTCAGAGTAGGCGCATGACCGAGCCGTCGATCGGCACCGCGCGCTCGACGTGGAGTCCTCTGACGCATCGCGTCTTCCGGGCGCTCTGGATCGCCTCGACCGCTTCGCACGTCAGCTCGTACATGTCGGACGTGGCCCAGGGGTGGCTGATGTCGTCGCTCACCCCGTCCCCGCTCGTCGTGTCCCTCCTGGTCACCGCCGAGAGCTTGCCGTTCTTCATGCTCGGCCTTCCCGCCGGCGCTCTCGCGGACATCGTCGATCGCCGCAGGCTGCTCATGGTCACGCAGCTGGCGATGGCACTCGTGATGGGCGGGCTGGCCGTCGCGACGGTGCTCGGCGCCGCGTCGCCCTGGATGATGCTGGGGTTCGCGTTCGCGCTCGGCATCGCGACGGCGTTCAACGATCCGACCTGGTACGCGGTCGTCCCCGAGATCCTCCCCAAGGAGGAGCTCGAGGCCGGCGTCACGGTGAGCGGCGTCGGCGTCAACATCGCGCGAACGCTCGGACCCGCGCTCGGCGGGTTCGTGGTGGCCGCCTTCGGCCCGGGCGGCGTCTTCGCCCTCGACGCCCTCTCGTTCTTCGGCGTCGTGGGAGTGATCCTCGCATGGCGGCGCGAGCGGTCTCGATCGCTGCTCCCGGCGGAGCGCATGCTCGGCGCCATCCGTGCGGGGCTGCGGTTCGCGCGCTACTCGGATGCGCTGCGCCGCGTGCTCTTCGCCACGTTCCTGTTCATGGCGTGCGGCGGCGGCATCATGGGATTGATGCCGGTCCTGGGGCGCGAGACGGGACACGGCGCGATCGGATTCGGATCCCTGCTCGGCTCGCTCGGCGTCGGGGCCGTGGCCGGCGCCGCATTGCTGCCGCGGGTACGATCGCGCACCTCGTTCGCGACGCTCGTCGCCGCGGGATCCGTGACGTTCGCGGGCGTCGCCTTCACGGCCTCGATGTCCCGCACGCTCGCCGTCCTCTGCCCCGTCATGCTCCTCGGCGGTGTCGCCTGGATCTCGGTGCTCTCGACCCTCATCCTCGGAGCCCAACAAGCGGCGCCACCGTGGGTCAGAGCGCGCGCGCTCGCCGTGTACCTGATCGTGTTTCAAGCCGGGATCGCCGGAGGAAGCGCGCTGTGGGGCTTCGTCGCGTCGCGTCGCGGATTGAGCGCCGCGTACATCGGCATCGCCGCCGGACTTCTCCTCGGCGCGGCGGCCGCGGTCCGGCTCCGGGGCATCGCGGGAGCGGCGATCGACTTCACGCCGGCGCGGCACTGGGCCGACCCCGTCGTGGCCGGGGACCCTTCGCTCGAGGGGGGACCGGTCATGGTCCAGGTGGAGTACGTCGTCGATGCGTCGCGCACGGACGAATTCCGGTCGATCGTGGCCGAGCTCGGCCGGAGCCGGAGGCGCGACGGCGCGATCGAATGGTGGTTGTTCCAGGACACGGCAGAGCCGTCGCGCTTCGTCGAGACCTGGATCGAGGAGACCTGGGCAGATCACCTTCGCAGTCACGAACGCGTGTCGGTCGCCCACCAGGCAGTCGAGCAGCGGGTCCGCGACCTGACCCGCGGCGGATCGGCGATCACGACGCGGCACTTCATCACGCCCGAGTCGCCGCGATCGGCAGCGGCAGCGGTGCGCGCCGTCGAGCAGCGAACCGGATGCTGAGGGCGGGTTAGATCCGCGATTTTTGGCGAAGTCGGGAACCAAGAGCCGCCGTTTTCCCGGGTTACGAATCTCGATATCGAACCGGCGCTCGATGCACCGTACATGCTTCCGAGAGAGGCCTGTGCGTGCGGGAGCTCAGCGACAAGCAAGTCCGAGAGTTCTTCGAAGACGGATTCGTCGTCGTGCCCCAGGTGTTCTCGGCGCGGGAAGTGGCGTACATGCAGAGCGCGTTCGATCGCCTCGAACGCCTGGCGCAGCAGCTCGCGGCGCCCACGATGCTTCGCGGCTCGCAATTCGTCGTCGAGCGAACCTCAGGGGACGTGCCGCGCGTTCGCATTCACCGGATCGTCTGGTGTGGCGCGGCCGCGCCCGTGCTCTCGTATTTCGGGTGCGACCAACGTCTCGTCCACTTCGCCGCCCAGCTGCTCGGGTCGAGCACCATGAGCCAGCTCATCAACCAGGCGCACTTCAAGCTTCCGGGCGATGGAGTCTCGTTCCCCTGGCATCAGGACAGCACCCACCGCCGGTACGGCCAGGCCGAGTGGTGCGATGTGAACGGCCGCGGCAGCTACGTTCAGATCGCGACGGCGCTCGATGACGTCACGGCGGAGAGCGGCCCGATCGAGTTCATCCGTGGCAGCGGCCGCCTGGGCCACCTCGGCCTCACGGACGGCGCACTTCCGTCGACCGTCGATCCGTCACAGGCGGTGGCGCCCACGCCGCGCGCGGGAGACGTGATCCTCTTCGGGCCGTACACGATCCACCGCAGCCTGCCCAATCGTTCGGCCCATCCGCGACGCACGTTCATCAACGGCTTCGCCTATCCGGGCGCCAACTCGCGGGTCTACCCCGGCGAAGGCGCGGGCCGGCTGCTGACCGTCGAAGGCGACGCCGCGTAAGCCTCAGATCGACAGCCCGGGATCTCCCTCGATCACGCGCTGCTCCAGGAGAGGCCGCTCGCCGGGGCGCCAAAGCTTTGCGACATGGGAGACGCGGTAGCGAAGCGGTCCGCCGTCGGGGCGGTCGCTGCGTGCGATCGGACGCGGGATGCAGACGAAATCGGTGCGCAGCTCCGCCGCGGTGAGACGAACGGTCGCATAGCCGTGACCGCCCAGGTCGACGAACGAGAGGTGCGGCGCATTGTCGGGGTTCGAGAGCGCTCGTGCCTTCGCGAGATCGCCGCTCTTGGCGTACTCCAGGCACGAGCGCACTCCGTGCAGCAGCAGCATGTTGATCGTCGGCGCCGGCTTGTCGGCGCCGGGGCGATCGGCCAGGAAGAGAGGCCGGAGCGGCTCGTCCTTCGGGAAATTGTGCTCGTTCGCCTCGACCCCGCCGGGGCTCGTGATCGACGCGCCGACGAACGAGAGACCGACCGGTACGAAGGGACGAGGCGGGAGCTCCTTGGCGGCATAACCCGCCCAGAAGCTGTGCTTATCGCCCGAGACGATCGCGAAGCCGGTGATGCGCTCGTCGTGGATGAGATCGTAGATCTCCCCCCGCTCGACGTAGGCGCCGCCGAAGTCGCCGCCGCCGAGGCTGGCGTAACCGGCGTCTTTGGGCCAGGGATGGGCGATGATCCCCTCGGGCAAGTTCTGCGGGTCGGCGCGCTCGTCAGGAGTGCCGATCGAGTTCCCCCAGATCTTCCACGTCGCGCGAGACCGCCTGAGGCGCTCCTTGAACCACGCCTTCTGCTCGGCCCCCAGGATGGTCTGCGGCGGAGCGTCCTTGCGCGGATTGGCGATGTGCACGTCACCGAACCGGATCTCGGCCGGCGGCTTGCCGCCGCCGTAGGTCCGGCCGGCATCCAGGATCTCTCCGGTCTCCTGCGGAAACATGTTCGGGAAGTCGACGGCGATCTTGCCCAGGTCCGGATGGGTTATCGGGTTTTCGCTGCGGTAGCTGTGCTGGTCGGTGATGAAGAGGTCGAGGTGGCGGCCGTAGCGGAACACGCGGTAGGCCGTCAGGCTACGGATGGCGATGAGGTTGTTCGGCTCGAGACCCAGTCCGTTATCGTCGAACTTCTCGATCGCGACGTTCTCGACCTTCGGCGGGTCGAACGTCTCGAGCGAGGGACCGCTCGGCTTGATGATGCGGGCCGGCAAGTATTCGAACCAGGCCTGATTCGCGGCGACCTTGACCGTCTGGCCGGGCCGCGGCTCGGGGCCGACCTGAACGAGGCCCTGCCGGCCCTGCCAGGAGAATTCGTGGTTGTCCCACATCGCCACGAACGGCCAGCGTGCCCGCGCGTCCTGCAGGTCGGGGTCGTGCAGGTACGCACGATAGATGGTGCGGTACCCTTCGACGTCGGTCGGGATATGGAAGTTGGACACCTTCTCGCCGTTCGGAATGCGAAAGATGTCGTAGATCTTGCGATCGTAGTACCCCTTCGGACGGTCCTCGGGATACCAGACGAGCTCGTAGATGAAATCGCCGAGGTGAAGCACGAAGCCGAGCTGGTCTTCCGGTGCGGCCCTCTCGTCCTCGAAGATCATCCGGCGATACGCACCCATCGAGCC
This genomic window contains:
- a CDS encoding S8 family serine peptidase gives rise to the protein MATCSPRVVFSLAMISGLVLTSAPAPAAVPSGPAQKAVARRAGGVAATTGDTFRLYDGSTVTLGADGFGARTDANGRMHPITMMRPAGRSAMGGFGPDARSIVKRASLPERGRFVPGELLVALEHPATGKVDALTGDPAADDALRGVGAISARPLVAGNSTKTSASPSLDLSRFFVVRTTAADPQAAAEKLRGAPGIAYAGPNWIVSSMALEPHTIPAWVADRARSTSAPPETFAAPRAATVPVNYGLASSFQAHLNAGGVNAVGAFDILGRRYGALPGDGVIVTNVSIGDLTDQSMADAGDFYVQNFGPTTVVTGGQRYLDIPSMPLIPAWGAALDGTLDPVAQVEFVDPFLSEVLLDFAVMAPLPHDRQRPEATGSGLTDLLGIAPGAQYRLIVPEEPTIANILSAIVAAAHQQPRPDVITASLGFGFDTTGFPARYLEDDPVVRAAVRSIVNDLGIVVCISANDGTRAFTPAAIGPDGGSAPTDLPTAGSSPTSVDQIAASTAPSRLDDSGSLDVGGSTLDDIFSGAGQFPATRYNGSTGFSSGFGTRVNLAAASDNIPAFVHSCDGIDCPPSAVIPVLNGGTSASTPMVAAAAAVAIQSARLAGRPLTPAQVRDVLARTGKSLPNPPQSVVPISVGSQIDVTAAVESILGADAAASIVRLSVAHRQALSDLGATFTEATDPGAIDLAGPPMDFEPPSGQNLTGPITIAADVVARGAVSNPTYVLTIGQQTFKSTSPSFRLVPSQILAAAGLPVVSTNPRNVPVNFQIRSGQNVAASRGVTLTFGPTDGTYSDALPPVGPAVATAGKPFKVTYDLTHVRQVNKPRLIVSSVDHWSPAAAPLFRNERIIPISASDTQVTVPADAFTGGAGLYGIGIQQDSVEGVYGWFVPIRVVAASGDARPPAPILTVAGGTPTYNATVSRAAPQFSVQWDASKIAGATGAVLEISAPGQTLYGSINTFTNQNGDRRDNDGVDAGSTLWRPLPGVSGTTTLDAAALGLPSSLMYSARILATGAKGAVVGSASAVSGLEFDDGLTPGGATINDFDVVPGGGSIVATAGFDAFGNLADSALLRYDQGQGLYGAPIADDPSGQSIYYMFGSDTSLHRTVTIRYDWFGTLQNVESFDSLTGNKLASVPVDAGTDFSIIGGRVDSSRHRAALLAWSGNDFSDNVLPFHTDTGTLDAAIFADAGTDDRGTFTTLDVDAASGHALLASMVWGDLCMFFDTFAGAVDLDQKSASPVATVQNCVSGLAADNAGRRGYLTIGPMFAFPRLFPPAQLQTFDQGSLHTSPLAGLGPRSPLFPVVDTRNGLFIAGFVAQDSYLVDNNAMSAIGVFNSSSGSPISILPTFNYLAQLFGNNGFVGNERGIQLDPATRTGWTYGPGGVQVQRFHY
- a CDS encoding phytanoyl-CoA dioxygenase family protein, translating into MRELSDKQVREFFEDGFVVVPQVFSAREVAYMQSAFDRLERLAQQLAAPTMLRGSQFVVERTSGDVPRVRIHRIVWCGAAAPVLSYFGCDQRLVHFAAQLLGSSTMSQLINQAHFKLPGDGVSFPWHQDSTHRRYGQAEWCDVNGRGSYVQIATALDDVTAESGPIEFIRGSGRLGHLGLTDGALPSTVDPSQAVAPTPRAGDVILFGPYTIHRSLPNRSAHPRRTFINGFAYPGANSRVYPGEGAGRLLTVEGDAA
- a CDS encoding M28 family peptidase, giving the protein MPATLFLAAALSVPTPKADDVRAIDESLVACGTRHTISSSSDPKRGIGCARDKIAAYFKESAKVDPDAKVVVDHFETSGERTGGKTIGLDNVYLVLPGHDPSLRSTVFVVSGHYDSRCTDVMDAACDAPGADDDGSGTTVAMEAGRLLAGRPRRATLVLAALAGEEQGLFGGKRLFEWVKTEGYTVGGVLNNDIVGAINGASDKRMRLYCGDDDKAPARQLGVWLDEFAGRDLIRLIFRKDRFGRGGDHLPFLEGGFPAVRFTEPREDYRHEHQNLRVEGGVTYGDNLEFVDFKFVARVAHVNAESALRLANAPAPPTSAYATGIVKQDSTVTFEAPDDAQRASFEVLSRATTDFRWTVVSTVAAAGPVTIPARTIDDVEFAVRSVGKNGERSIAMPAAARSKP
- a CDS encoding alkaline phosphatase D family protein → MKLSRREFIYQAALAMGASVAWGGRVLATQWRWNERRDLYPEGVASGDPDFDSVILWTRRPFEGGGTQTLTVEVAEDQAFRRVIARAPAIVSAASDWTCRVLVGGLHPAREYWYRFTDADGLGSRIGRTITAPKDSDTRPVKFAFVSCQNPTWGSMGAYRRMIFEDERAAPEDQLGFVLHLGDFIYELVWYPEDRPKGYYDRKIYDIFRIPNGEKVSNFHIPTDVEGYRTIYRAYLHDPDLQDARARWPFVAMWDNHEFSWQGRQGLVQVGPEPRPGQTVKVAANQAWFEYLPARIIKPSGPSLETFDPPKVENVAIEKFDDNGLGLEPNNLIAIRSLTAYRVFRYGRHLDLFITDQHSYRSENPITHPDLGKIAVDFPNMFPQETGEILDAGRTYGGGKPPAEIRFGDVHIANPRKDAPPQTILGAEQKAWFKERLRRSRATWKIWGNSIGTPDERADPQNLPEGIIAHPWPKDAGYASLGGGDFGGAYVERGEIYDLIHDERITGFAIVSGDKHSFWAGYAAKELPPRPFVPVGLSFVGASITSPGGVEANEHNFPKDEPLRPLFLADRPGADKPAPTINMLLLHGVRSCLEYAKSGDLAKARALSNPDNAPHLSFVDLGGHGYATVRLTAAELRTDFVCIPRPIARSDRPDGGPLRYRVSHVAKLWRPGERPLLEQRVIEGDPGLSI
- a CDS encoding porin family protein; the protein is MKKTVAFSLFSALVLALPASAEIGQGTGEIGAGVGYTSMDSNKSVSNTNDSGTAIGVRGGYNFTKLFELEGQISDTSASDSGVDLGLNTYMVNAVFNFHPKDSIEPYVLGGVGYASLSASSSLGSVSDSSNAFQVAVGSRFFFGQKKQAGVRVELASLNEKTFNESSTHNDLNVGFIWMFGR
- a CDS encoding MFS transporter: MTEPSIGTARSTWSPLTHRVFRALWIASTASHVSSYMSDVAQGWLMSSLTPSPLVVSLLVTAESLPFFMLGLPAGALADIVDRRRLLMVTQLAMALVMGGLAVATVLGAASPWMMLGFAFALGIATAFNDPTWYAVVPEILPKEELEAGVTVSGVGVNIARTLGPALGGFVVAAFGPGGVFALDALSFFGVVGVILAWRRERSRSLLPAERMLGAIRAGLRFARYSDALRRVLFATFLFMACGGGIMGLMPVLGRETGHGAIGFGSLLGSLGVGAVAGAALLPRVRSRTSFATLVAAGSVTFAGVAFTASMSRTLAVLCPVMLLGGVAWISVLSTLILGAQQAAPPWVRARALAVYLIVFQAGIAGGSALWGFVASRRGLSAAYIGIAAGLLLGAAAAVRLRGIAGAAIDFTPARHWADPVVAGDPSLEGGPVMVQVEYVVDASRTDEFRSIVAELGRSRRRDGAIEWWLFQDTAEPSRFVETWIEETWADHLRSHERVSVAHQAVEQRVRDLTRGGSAITTRHFITPESPRSAAAAVRAVEQRTGC